The following coding sequences lie in one Thalassoglobus polymorphus genomic window:
- a CDS encoding P-II family nitrogen regulator — MKKIEAIIRHFKLEEVKDALTEAGISGMTVSEVKGFGRQKGHKEQYRGAEYTVDFVPKVKMEIVVSDEDAQKAIDAILTTARTGQIGDGKIFISELSEAVRIRTGETGGESL; from the coding sequence ATGAAGAAAATTGAGGCAATCATCCGGCACTTCAAACTTGAAGAAGTTAAGGATGCCCTCACCGAGGCAGGTATCTCTGGAATGACGGTCTCGGAAGTGAAAGGATTTGGCCGACAGAAAGGCCACAAAGAACAGTACCGCGGCGCCGAGTACACTGTCGATTTTGTCCCCAAAGTCAAAATGGAAATCGTCGTCTCCGACGAAGATGCCCAGAAAGCGATCGACGCCATTTTAACCACAGCCAGAACAGGACAAATCGGCGACGGAAAAATCTTCATAAGCGAACTCTCCGAAGCAGTCCGTATCCGAACCGGCGAAACAGGTGGCGAGTCTTTGTGA